One genomic segment of Besnoitia besnoiti strain Bb-Ger1 chromosome VII, whole genome shotgun sequence includes these proteins:
- a CDS encoding DEAD/DEAH box helicase (encoded by transcript BESB_080950): MSEQQENTAAAMAAGLAAAAAAMDDQIDQKALQEFMLQQMSRVGARGAPAGAGKPETTAGATPAPSSRAAGPEGDEETARGAAGATQTRPPAPDFQAFKHEHLREVDEGSAVVVDRADGSSGAPVSASTWTDLNLRKELLLGVENQGFSKPSKIQAAALPLIFSRDENLIAQAQNGSGKTATFALAMLTKVDHTLKAPQALCLCPTRELAQQTVRVIEALARFTETSIFVAIPQKSDAPPASLAPAETTGKCVVYTTLTSPVVQSPIVVGTPGKCMELLKKRKFAGDTVRLFVLDEADELINFSNNMAPQVQQIRRFFPQRLQILLFSATFSDEVRGFAEKLMPTANKITVKKEELTLTCIKQYYIPCDTRAADLGVTQPPAKESSLPYRLETTFYQKFAVLSSLYSSMCLGQSVIFVNSRRSAFSLALKMQEEGYAVSLICGTQAQGPEKMGIEMRDRIMEEFRKGETKVLICTDVLARGIDVPQVTLVVNFDLPLVYQGRVGGDARGALWHGGQAEGNLHQVSGPRVNMETYIHRIGRTGRFGLKGIAINLVTSHEEHLLQQIRDFYRCDIECMNEDPEDVEQMIRKLRI; the protein is encoded by the exons ATGTCTGAGCAGCAAGAGAACACAGCAGCGGCTATGGCTGcggggctggcggcggctgccgcagccatGGACGATCAGATTGACCAGAAAGCTTTGCAGGAATTCATGCTTCAGCAGATGAGCCGCGTCGGGGCTCGCGGAGcgccagccggcgccggGAAGCCCGAAACGACCGCGGgtgcgacgccggcgccctcgtcgcgcgccgcggggcccgagggcgacgaagagacagctcgcggcgcggcaggagcCACGCAGACAAGGCCCCCGGCGCCAGACTTCCAGGCGTTCAAGCACGAGCATCTGCGGGAAGTGGATGAGGGCTCCGCGGTCGTGGTCGACAGGGCCGACGGCAGCTccggcgcgcctgtctctgcgtccacGTG GACGGACTTGAACCTGAGGAAAGAACTCCTCTTGGGCGTGGAAAACCAAGGCTTCAGCAAGCCTTCGAAAATCcaggctgccgcgctgcctctgaTCTTCTCGCGGGACGAAAACCTGATCGCCCAG GCCCAGAACGGAAGCGGAAAGACTGCGACGTTTGCTCTGGCGATGCTGACCAAGGTCGACCACACCCTGAAGGCGCCTCAA gccctctgtctctgcccGACTCGAGAACTTGCTCAGCAGACCGTCCGCGTCATCGAGGCCTTGGCTCGGTTCACAGAGACATCGATCTTCGTGGCCATCCCGCAGAAGTCCGATGCGCCTCCGGCCTCGcttgcgccggcggagacaacCGGCAA ATGCGTGGTGTATACGACGTTGACCAGCCCAGTGGTGCAGTCGCCGATCGTCGTCGGCACGCCTGGGAAGTGCATGGAGCTGCTCAAGAAAAGGAAGTTCGCGGGCGACACCGTGCGGCTCTTCGTATTGGACGAGGCTGACGAGCTTATCAACTTCTCCAACAACATGGCGCCCCAG GTGCAACAGATTCGGCGCTTCTTTCCTCAGAGGCTTCAAATTCTCTTGTTCTCAGCGACCTTCTCGGATGAAGTTCGCGGCTTTGCGGAGAAGCTGATGCCGACGGCGAACAAAATCACG gtgaagaaggaggagTTGACTCTGACGTGCATCAAGCAGTACTACATTCCGTGCGACACGAGGGCGGCCGACTTGGGCGtcacgcagccgccggcgaaggagTCGTCGCTTCCGTATCGACTGGAAACGACGTTCTACCAGAAGTTTGCGGTCTTGTCTTCGCTGTATTCGTCCATGTGTCTGGGCCAGTCGGTCATTTTTGTGaacagccgccgcagcgcgtttTCGCTGGCTCTCAAGATGCAGGAGGAAGGCTACGCGGTCTCCCTCATCTGCGgaacgcaggcgcaggggcCCGAGAAGATGGGCATCGAGATGCGAGACCGGATCATGGAGGAATTCCGGAAAGGCGAAACGAAAGTGCTCATTTGCACAGACGTCTTAGCCCGAGGAATCGACGTTCCCCAGGTGACGCTGGTGGTGAACTTCGACCTTCCGCTCGTCTACCAGGGCCGCgtcggaggcgacgcccgtGGAGCCCTCTGGCACGGCGGACAGGCTGAAGGCAACCTGCATCAAGTCTCGGGGCCCCGTGTGAACATGGAGACATACATACACCGCATCGGCCGCACGGGTCGGTTCGGCCTCAAGGGTATCGCCATCAACCTGGTCACCAGCCACGAGGAAcacctgctgcagcagatcCGCGACTTCTACAGGTGCGATATCGAGTGCATGAACGAGGACCCCGAAGACGTCGAACAAATGATCAGAAAGCTCCGGATATGA